One Triticum dicoccoides isolate Atlit2015 ecotype Zavitan chromosome 5B, WEW_v2.0, whole genome shotgun sequence genomic window carries:
- the LOC119311613 gene encoding mitochondrial amidoxime reducing component 2-like yields the protein MEKAASFLSSLLGSGEGPAGEPAATVASILIYPIKSCRGVSVPQAPVTSTGFRWDRQWVLVNAKGRALTQRVEPKMALVEVELPAAAFDEDWQPTPDSYLVIRAPGMDILKVPLAAEHATLDDVSVWEWSGSAYDEGPEAAEWLSAYFGKPSRLVRFKEESEIRPTNPEYAQGYKLTFTDCFPFLIASQGSLDALNELLKEPVPINRFRPNILVDGCHPYAEDLWKTIKINKLTFDGVKLCDRCKVPTVNQENGMLGTEPTETMLTFRSGEVLRPSHKNKQKVYFGQNLVCKESVSAKGKGRIVKVGDTVYVLQTYPSSDEVPA from the exons ATGGAGAAGGCGGCGTCCTTCCTCTCCTCCCTCCTCGGCAGCGGCGAGGGGCcggcgggggagccggcggcgacggtggcgtccatCCTCATATACCCCATCAAGTCCTGCAGGGGCGTCTCCGTGCCGCAGGCCCCCGTCACCTCCACCG GGTTCAGGTGGGACCGGCAGTGGGTGCTGGTGAACGCCAAGGGCAGGGCGCTCACGCAGcgggtggagcccaagatggcgctcGTCGAGGTGGAGTTGCCGGCGGCGGCCTTCGACGAGGACTGGCAGCCCACCCCCGACTCCTACTTGG TTATAAGAGCGCCCGGGATGGACATACTGAAGGTCCCTCTTGCTGCCGAACACGCCACGCTTGACGACGTCTCCGTCTGGGAGTGGTCTGGTTCTGCTTATGATGAAGGCCCTGAAGCAGCTGAATGGCTCTCCGCCTATTTCGGGAAGCCAAGTCGGCTCGTGCGGTTTAAAGAAG AGTCCGAAATCAGGCCGACTAATCCTGAGTATGCTCAAGGCTACAAGCTCACCTTCACGGATTGCTTCCCTTTCCTGATAGCATCCCAG GGCTCACTGGATGCACTAAATGAGCTTCTTAAAGAACCTGTACCAATCAATCGCTTCAGACCAAA TATTTTAGTGGACGGATGCCACCCGTACGCAGAGGATCTGTGGAAAACCATAAAGATAAACAAGCTAACATTTGACGGTGTGAAGTTATGCGACCGTTGCAAG GTGCCTACTGTTAATCAAGAGAATGGAATGCTTGGCACCGAACCAACAGAAACTATGCTGACATTCCGGTCCGGTGAAGTGCTCCGTCCGAGCCACAAGAATAAACAGAAG GTCTACTTTGGGCAAAATCTGGTCTGCAAGGA